In Macaca mulatta isolate MMU2019108-1 chromosome 16, T2T-MMU8v2.0, whole genome shotgun sequence, the sequence CAGGACTAGGGGTGCCCTGATGGGGAGCCCACCTGTGGCCTGTGGATGCTGAGCTGTTAGGGGAATCCTCCAGGATCCGCAGCCCCACTTTCCCAACCTTCTGTTGAGATTGGGGGGGACACAGAGAGCCCcactccctcttcctccccactcctgGGCCCTGACTGCTTCAAAGAAAGGCCTGGGGGACTGGGCAGCCCGCCCCTCCCTCAGCTCACTGGGGTCTCCAGACTGCATGCACGGCTGGAAGGTGGGGCCCCGGCACTCGAGGAGCTTGTGTGTGGAGGCGCCATCTCCTCTCGCACTGGCTTGGGGGTGCTCCCAGTGGCTCTGGGGTCAACATGGCAGTCATTGAATGGCTCCTGTTTCTCTGGCAGAGTTGGGGCAGAGCCAGGCTTGGCCACGCTGGGCTCTAAGGGGCTGTCATTTTGCCCAGGGAGCTCCTGGCTGAGCTGTCCTCTCCCCAGGGTGAGCACGCATGCCCCTAACCCCCACTGCAGGGCCCCCAGGCAGGGAACAGCTTATCAGCCAGTGTCCTTCCTCCTTGGCCCCTGCCTGCATCTCCACCATCCGCCCTGCTCCAGCTGCCGTTTGTCTTTCTCCCCGTCCCCTGCCCAGAGCCCCAGGCCTCCCCTGCACCCCTGAGCCTGCCCACCTAGCAGtgcccctcctccagggcccctcctccagggcccctCGGGGTTGGGGGTACACACAGCAGGGAGAGGCGGCTCCTGCTGCTCCTCACCCAGCCCAGCTCAGTGGCCAGAGCCGCCCAGGGCAGTGGCAGCAGATGGGGCTGTTTGatcagaatcaggaaaaataaggCCCCTTGGGTGACCCCAGAGCTGGGGACGCCAAAActgctcctcctcccccacccgCCTGCTGCTTTCTCCACCAGGGAGAGCCCCCTCCCTACTCCGTGGGTCCTTCGCCCCAGTGCTAAGCCTGCATGGCTGCTCACCTGGCTCAGGGACTGGGGATCAGTGATGCATGGGTCCTGTCTCCCATCAGCCCCTACCTGAGCCCAGGGTCCAAGGGCTGCGGTTGGAAGCCCCTTAGCAGGCTGTGATGCAGGTGCCTGTCCCTATCATTCAGCTGTCACCCTGTTTGGTGCATCTCAGGCCCTGTTAGCAGGAGGAGCCCCAGGTGGTGCTGGCCCCACGCAGGCTCACCCAGCAGCTGCCTGGAGGAGGCTAAAATCCAGGCTGTCCCATGGCAGCCAGCTGTCCAGCCCGGCCCGGAAATCCTCCGCTCCAGCGGCAGCCTTCGCCCTTCTCCTCGCCCCTCTCCCCGGCTTCTTCCTGGCACTGCCTTCCAGCTGGCCGGCCCTCCATCTGCCCAGCCCTCCATCCACACCTCTTATTCCGTTTGAGGGTGCCCCAAAGAAGAGCTCATCGCAGCCTGGGGGCTCACAGCCAGCCACTCGCGGGCCCCGGCACTTGCACACGGGCCCCACGGGAAGACCCTCCCTGCTTCTCCCACAGAATTCAGTTGGTGCAGAAACTAGGCTCTGCAGCAATGAAAGGCCGATTTGTGGAGCTGTTCCCGCCCCAAACTCCCAGCTCAGATGCTGGCTCTGGCCTGGGACCAGGTGCTGTGACTCCCGCAGCCCTGGCAGACACCACAGGGGCTGTCCTCCCCACCCTGTGCCCCCACTCTAGGCCAGCTCCTCCTCCGAGCCGGCGCTGGCAGTGCTAATCTCAAAGGAATGTGCAGCCAGCCTGTAGTGTCCCATGGGACCCAGGAAGCCCAACCGAGCCTTGCATGGCACCCATGGGGCACCTAGGCACCACAGTGCTGGGCAGGGGCATGCATGTGACACAGATCCCCGAGTGTGGGTCCCACACACTTGGCCTGGCACAGCTGCAAGCCAGCCCAGCCACTTTGCTCACCGTGGCACTGGGGCCAAGTGATGGAAGGTCTGGGCACCGCCACCCTCAGGCTCGGCACGTTGGCTCAGGTCAGCCTGGCAAGCCAACTTTCCCAGGGGTTAAGAATGGGTGAGGACCGGAACCGACGGGGGCTGTCAACTGAGGGAGGAGGTCAGCATCTGGGGAGGCTGGTCCCCTGCCAAGAGCATTGGGTCACCCGGCAGGAGGGTGGCTGCCAACAGCACTGAGACAAGGGGCTCTGGGACCCTCAGAGCTGCCAGCCAGCCAGCGCTGGGTGGCAGGAAAGCCAGCTCCACTTCCTACTGGCAAGGAGTGACTCCTGCTGGGGTCTCCTCCCTCCcagctccctctttttttttttttttttttttttgagacagtctcactctgtctgccagtctggagtgcagtggttccgtcttggctcattacaagctctgcctcccgggttcacgccattctcctgcctcagactcccgagtaactgggactacaggcgcccactaccatgcccggctaatttttttatttttagtagagacatggtttcaactattttagccaggatggtctcgatctcctgaccttgtgatctgcctgccttgacctcccaaagttctgggattacaggtgtgagccaccatgcccagcccccagctccctcTTTATCCGTAGGACTCTGAGGCTGAGAGGGGCAGCTTAAGGGGAGGGCCCCCCCACTGGCCAGGGCTCCCCAGGCTCTGCTGCTCTGCCACTCAGCTGCCCTCGGAGGAGTGCGCACACCCACCAGGACTGCATTGCCCCAGCCGTGCAGCCCCTGCCAGATGTGGGAGGCAGCTAGCTGCCCAGAGGCATGCCCCCCTGTCAGCCACGTCGACCCCTGCtactgttgctgctgctgctggcctgCCAGGTGAGGACTCACAGCACCCTCAGCACCCAGGGGCCCTCCTGAGGACTGCACACTGATGGttctctgcctgcctgcctgcctgcctggctgTCCGTCTGCCTATCTGTCCATCTGCCTGcctgtccatctgtctgtctgcctatctgtctgtctgcctgcctgtctgcctgcctgcctatcTGTCCGTCTGTCTGcctatctgtctgcctgtctgcctACCTGCCTATCTGtccgtctgtctgtctgcctatctgtctgcctgtctgcctgcctgcctatcTGTCCGTCTGTCTGcctatctgtctgcctgtctgcctgcctgcctatctgtccgtctgtctgtctgtctgcctatctgtctgtctttctgcctgtctgcctgtctgcctatttgtctgtctgtctgcctgtctgcctATTTCTCTGcctatctgtctgcctgtctgcctgcctgtctgcctgcctgcctgtctgtctgtctgtccatctgcCTGTCTGCCTATCTGTCTGTCcatctgcctgcctgtctgtatgGTTGCTTGTGCATGTGTCCCCCAGCCACAGGCCCCCTCCGCTCAGGTGATGGACTTCCTGTTTGAGAAGTGGAAACTCTACGGTGACCAGTGTCACCACAACCTGAGCCTGCTGCCCCCTCCCACGGGTGAGCCCCCACCCAGAGCCTTTCAgcctgtgcctggcctcagcatTTCCTGAGCTCTTCATGGGAAGGTTCCTGGGTGCTTATGCAGCCCTTGAGGATCCCGCCAAGGGGCCCCACCACCTCAGGCCCCACCACCATGGGCAGGTGACGTAACCAGGTAGCTGAGCCACAGAGCTGGGGACTTGCCTAAGGCTGCAGAGCCAGGAAATAACAGAACAGTGGAATTGCTGCGTGTCCCCAGGCCCAGATGCGTAATACCGCCTATAGCCCCATGGAGTTTTCAGTGGGCAGACAGTGCCAGGGCGTGGGAGGTGGGACCCAGAGGGTCAGCAGAGGACACAGGCCTGGGAAGGCTTGGGTGGAGAGTGCATATCATGGCCTGGACACTTGGGGTGCAGGGCGAGGCTAGGGCTGGAGGACTTACCTGGGAGGCAGTGCCACGGTTCAGACGAGGGAGGCAGCCTCCACTGGGCAGAGGGGAGCGGGTGTGGCAGCCACAGGTTTGGCAGTGCACCTGGGATGGATGAAAATGGCATTGGGGTTCAGCCCCCAGAGAGGGAGGTACTGCGAGAAAGTCACGGAGAATGGGGGACCCCAGTGTGGGTTTGGGGGACATCTGAGATGGGGGTTCTCCGAGTGAAGGTGTCCTGCAGAGCTGGAACTCAGGGATGGGCTGGGAGTGCTAGGGGAGGCTGGCCCAGGGGAGATGGATGGTCAGGTGAGGAAGGTGGAGGTCAGattggggaggtggaggtcaggTGGGGGAGGAAGCAGCCCAGGTCATGTCCTGGGGGAGGTGACAGCTGAGCTCAGGCCTCCAGAGAGAGGTAAGAGGCCTGCTGAGGGAGCCCCTTCTCCCACCCTGCCCTGCAGAGCTGGTCTGTAACAGAACCTTCGACAAGTATTCCTGCTGGCCAGACACCCCCGCCAATACCACGGCCAACATCTCCTGCCCCTGGTACCTGCCTTGGCACCACAAAGGTACCCATAGAGGGAAGGAACAGTGGGAGGGGCAGGCCCAGGGGTGGCGCTGACCCCAGCCTCCCCCAACACACGCAGTGCAACACCGCTTCGTGTTCAAGAGATGCGGGCCCGATGGTCAGTGGGTGCGTGGACCCCGGGGGCAGCCTTGGCGTGACGCCTCTCAGTGCCAGATGGACGGCGAGGAGCTTGAGGTCCAGGTCAGCCGGCGGCAGGCGGGCGCGGTGGGGCTGGATGGGAATGGGCACGGGGGTCCCCGCCCGGCCCTCACAGGCCACTGTAACTCGCAGAAGGAGGTGGCTAAGATGTACAGCAGCTTCCAGGTGATGTACACGGTGGGCTACAGCCTGTCCCTGGGGGCCCTGCTCCTCGCCTTGGCCGTCCTGGGGGGCATCAGGTAGGATCCCGCCAGTGCCCGGGGCGGCCgcagagggcagggaggagggcgGTCGCTGACTGGCTGTCCCCACAGCAAGCTGCACTGCACCCGCAACGCCATCCACGCGAACCTGTTTGTGTCCTTCGTGCTGAAGGCCAGCTCCGTGCTGGTCATCGATGGGCTGCTCAGGACCCGCTACAGCCAGAAGATTGGCGACGACCTCAGTGTCAGCATCTGGCTCAGTGATGGAGTGAGCCCCCCGTAGGCGGCCCCACACAGGCGGGTGGGCGGGCAGCCAGGCAGGTGGCCATGTGGCCACGCTCACACTGCACCTGTGCCAGGCGGTGGCCGGCTGCCGTGTGGCCGCGGTGTTCATGCAATATGGCGTCGTGGCCAACTACTGCTGGCTGCTGGTGGAGGGCCTGTACCTGCACAACCTGCTGGGCCTGGCCACCCTCCCTGAGAGGAGCTTCTTCAGCCTCTACCTGGGCATCGGCTGGGGTGAGTGGGCCGGCACGGGAAGGGGTCGGGGCAGGCTGGCCAAGCCTTGAGACCACAGCTGCTGCCCCCCACAGGTGCCCCCATGCTGTTCATCATCCCCTGGGTGGTGGTCAGGTGTCTGTTCGAGAACATCCAGTGAGTATGAGCGGCCGGACGGCCCGGGGAAGGGGCCGGGGGGCTGGGGTGTGGAGCTCTGGCCCGAGGCAGGGAGGGGCCGGGGATGAGCCTGGTGCCCGGGGAGGGTGGTCATTCGTGACCTTCTCCCTTCGTTTCCTGAGGCCTGAATTAGATACTGGCAAGATCGGGACGGGGGTGCTGAGGGCTGAGGGGCCGGGGGCTGTGCCCCAGTTTGTGAGTGGCCCGGCCTCGCAGGTGCTGGACCAGCAATGACAACATGGGCTTCTGGTGGATCCTGCGGTTCCCCGTCTTCCTGGCCATCCTGGTGAGGAAATGAAGAGCAAGGACCGCACG encodes:
- the GCGR gene encoding glucagon receptor isoform X1, translating into MARGGVRSAGTGRSPGSPRRVGRTEARREAARRAGGDPRLSLPPPRGRPRARPPPPPSPCVAAGKFAPTPIRQRRGDERSPAPDPSAPGGRRGAEPSPQQRLADSEAERGSLRGGPPHWPGLPRLCCSATQLPSEECAHPPGLHCPSRAAPARCGRQLAAQRHAPLSATSTPATVAAAAGLPELVCNRTFDKYSCWPDTPANTTANISCPWYLPWHHKVQHRFVFKRCGPDGQWVRGPRGQPWRDASQCQMDGEELEVQKEVAKMYSSFQVMYTVGYSLSLGALLLALAVLGGISKLHCTRNAIHANLFVSFVLKASSVLVIDGLLRTRYSQKIGDDLSVSIWLSDGAVAGCRVAAVFMQYGVVANYCWLLVEGLYLHNLLGLATLPERSFFSLYLGIGWGAPMLFIIPWVVVRCLFENIQCWTSNDNMGFWWILRFPVFLAILINFFIFIRIVHLLVAKLRAREMHHTDYKFRLAKSTLTLIPLLGVHEVVFAFVTDEHAQGTLRFAKLFFDLFLSSFQGLLVAVLYCFLNKEVQSELRRHWHRWRLGKVLQEERGTSNHKAPSAPGQGLSGKKLQSGRDGGSQDSSAEIPLAGGLPRLAESPFSTLLGPQLGLDSGT
- the GCGR gene encoding glucagon receptor isoform X4, coding for MPPCQPRRPLLLLLLLLACQPQAPSAQVMDFLFEKWKLYGDQCHHNLSLLPPPTELVCNRTFDKYSCWPDTPANTTANISCPWYLPWHHKVQHRFVFKRCGPDGQWVRGPRGQPWRDASQCQMDGEELEVQKEVAKMYSSFQVMYTVGYSLSLGALLLALAVLGGISKLHCTRNAIHANLFVSFVLKASSVLVIDGLLRTRYSQKIGDDLSVSIWLSDGAVAGCRVAAVFMQYGVVANYCWLLVEGLYLHNLLGLATLPERSFFSLYLGIGWGAPMLFIIPWVVVRCLFENIQCWTSNDNMGFWWILRFPVFLAILINFFIFIRIVHLLVAKLRAREMHHTDYKFRLAKSTLTLIPLLGVHEVVFAFVTDEHAQGTLRFAKLFFDLFLSSFQGLLVAVLYCFLNKEVQSELRRHWHRWRLGKVLQEERGTSNHKAPSAPGQGLSGKKLQSGRDGGSQDSSAEIPLAGGLPRLAESPFSTLLGPQLGLDSGT
- the GCGR gene encoding glucagon receptor isoform X2, whose protein sequence is MPPCQPRRPLLLLLLLLACQPQAPSAQVMDFLFEKWKLYGDQCHHNLSLLPPPTGEPPPRAFQPPLLPPCPAELVCNRTFDKYSCWPDTPANTTANISCPWYLPWHHKVQHRFVFKRCGPDGQWVRGPRGQPWRDASQCQMDGEELEVQKEVAKMYSSFQVMYTVGYSLSLGALLLALAVLGGISKLHCTRNAIHANLFVSFVLKASSVLVIDGLLRTRYSQKIGDDLSVSIWLSDGAVAGCRVAAVFMQYGVVANYCWLLVEGLYLHNLLGLATLPERSFFSLYLGIGWGAPMLFIIPWVVVRCLFENIQCWTSNDNMGFWWILRFPVFLAILINFFIFIRIVHLLVAKLRAREMHHTDYKFRLAKSTLTLIPLLGVHEVVFAFVTDEHAQGTLRFAKLFFDLFLSSFQVPARPRLPHPGRSMPPLTTVSLQGLLVAVLYCFLNKEVQSELRRHWHRWRLGKVLQEERGTSNHKAPSAPGQGLSGKKLQSGRDGGSQDSSAEIPLAGGLPRLAESPFSTLLGPQLGLDSGT
- the GCGR gene encoding glucagon receptor isoform X3, with protein sequence MPPCQPRRPLLLLLLLLACQPQAPSAQVMDFLFEKWKLYGDQCHHNLSLLPPPTELVCNRTFDKYSCWPDTPANTTANISCPWYLPWHHKVQHRFVFKRCGPDGQWVRGPRGQPWRDASQCQMDGEELEVQKEVAKMYSSFQVMYTVGYSLSLGALLLALAVLGGISKLHCTRNAIHANLFVSFVLKASSVLVIDGLLRTRYSQKIGDDLSVSIWLSDGAVAGCRVAAVFMQYGVVANYCWLLVEGLYLHNLLGLATLPERSFFSLYLGIGWGAPMLFIIPWVVVRCLFENIQCWTSNDNMGFWWILRFPVFLAILINFFIFIRIVHLLVAKLRAREMHHTDYKFRLAKSTLTLIPLLGVHEVVFAFVTDEHAQGTLRFAKLFFDLFLSSFQVPARPRLPHPGRSMPPLTTVSLQGLLVAVLYCFLNKEVQSELRRHWHRWRLGKVLQEERGTSNHKAPSAPGQGLSGKKLQSGRDGGSQDSSAEIPLAGGLPRLAESPFSTLLGPQLGLDSGT
- the GCGR gene encoding glucagon receptor isoform X5, which gives rise to MPPCQPRRPLLLLLLLLACQPQAPSAQVMDFLFEKWKLYGDQCHHNLSLLPPPTELVCNRTFDKYSCWPDTPANTTANISCPWYLPWHHKVQHRFVFKRCGPDGQWVRGPRGQPWRDASQCQMDGEELEVQKEVAKMYSSFQVMYTVGYSLSLGALLLALAVLGGISKLHCTRNAIHANLFVSFVLKASSVLVIDGLLRTRYSQKIGDDLSVSIWLSDGAVAGCRVAAVFMQYGVVANYCWLLVEGLYLHNLLGLATLPERSFFSLYLGIGWGAPMLFIIPWVVVRCLFENIQCWTSNDNMGFWWILRFPVFLAILINFFIFIRIVHLLVAKLRAREMHHTDYKFRSFQVPARPRLPHPGRSMPPLTTVSLQGLLVAVLYCFLNKEVQSELRRHWHRWRLGKVLQEERGTSNHKAPSAPGQGLSGKKLQSGRDGGSQDSSAEIPLAGGLPRLAESPFSTLLGPQLGLDSGT